In the Acropora muricata isolate sample 2 chromosome 10, ASM3666990v1, whole genome shotgun sequence genome, one interval contains:
- the LOC136887323 gene encoding ciliary microtubule inner protein 2B-like: protein MSGARKSTLMTPDPYHIPGYCGYCPQFKYQIGETFGRTTSQLLTTTSVASSGRPVLSDIVPQPRPPKDDRRALIATRSRNLGDQKLCERMVPNYTGYIPKGEHYFGKPYADTCLSAIASFQGDQVKHHRKIQDLRTIADVQAGKEVPAELLSKNTKTTTKYKTPLQSITVRPKAYYSPYALQHSLSPFIMSNDDPKKFLMSGYTGFVPRARGEMGMGYPLLTNKALCEFTNESERLRRVKDLPVVVERPGIKIVDTKPIYMMDSGQVPHYTGHVPGEKFRYGMTFGYSTQNAMPKKALTV from the exons ATGAGCGGAGCAAGAAAATCCACTCTTATGACTCCGGACCCTTATCATATACCAGG GTACTGCGGCTACTGTCCTCAGTTTAAGTACCAAATCGGTGAAACATTTGGCCGAACAACCTCGCAGCTACTGACAACAACTTCAGTCGCAAGCTCTGGTAGACCTGTGTTGTCCGACATTGTCCCTCAACCTCGGCCTCCGAAGGACGACAGAAGAGCTTTAATCGCGACTAGATCTCGAAATCTTGGTGATCAAAAGCTCTGTGAACGGATGGTGCCGAATTATACCG GTTACATTCCCAAAGGAGAGCACTACTTTGGCAAGCCATACGCGGACACTTGCCTCAGTGCCATTGCCAGCTTCCAGGGAGATCAAGTCAAACACCATCGTAAAATCCAAGACTTGAGAACCATCGCTGATGTGCAAGCAGGCAAGGAGGTCCCTGCAGAGCTACTATCCAAAAACACAAAGACCACAACAAAGTACAAGACGCCTCTGCAGTCGATCACAGTCAGGCCTAAGGCGTACTATTCGCCGTATGCGCTACAGCACTCCCTCTCACCTTTCATAATGAGCAACGACGACCCTAAGAAGTTCCTCATGTCTGGTTATACGGGATTTGTCCCGCGCGCTCGCGGTGAAATGGGCATGGGGTACCCACTGTTGACAAACAAGGCTCTTTGTGAGTTCACCAATGAAAGCGAGCGTTTGAGGCGGGTCAAGGATCTACCAGTAGTAGTTGAGCGTCCTGGGATCAAGATAGTGGACACCAAACCGATTTACATGATGGATTCGGGTCAGGTCCCGCATTACACCGGCCATGTTCCAG gagagaagttCAGATATGGAATGACGTTTGGTTACAGCACACAGAATGCAATGCCAAAGAAAGCGCTCACGGTCTGA